From Pirellulales bacterium, one genomic window encodes:
- a CDS encoding DEAD/DEAH box helicase has protein sequence MPPVTPSLSFAGGTLLLKDLPAAGVRRVFGDLPWTWDDRTAAWRIDAIEYPAVRSAIDARRLACHDTVPKWQPVRWSKIELPPLRAEQQAALAAWQTGRRGLVVMPTGTGKTEVALSIVRDLAVSTLVVAPVRDLMYQWHRRIAERLGYEAGIVGDGVYRVSPVSVTTYDSAFIHTERLGDRFGLIVFDECHHLLGTLRRDAARMSAAPWRLGLTATPERSDGRHADYARLIGPVAYSLPLAAVRGSTLANYEVVRIPVFLAREEQARYDALARQVRQYVCQRRQTQPDFGWAELCADTGKSPEARRALRAYRAKLAIEDRAEEKLRVLEDLFRLHAGSRTIVFTGSNAMAREVSRRFLIPCLLSHCGKKERLEVLRGVEDGTYPALVANQVLDEGVDLPAAKVAVILGGKGSARQAKQRLGRILRKAGNERATLYEVVCTGTNEEDRSRRRRRNDAYQGTRHRRI, from the coding sequence ATGCCGCCTGTCACGCCCTCCCTGTCCTTCGCCGGCGGCACGTTGCTGCTGAAAGACCTTCCGGCGGCGGGCGTCCGGCGCGTTTTTGGCGATTTACCTTGGACCTGGGACGACCGGACGGCCGCGTGGCGCATCGACGCGATCGAGTATCCCGCGGTCCGCTCGGCGATCGATGCTCGCCGCCTGGCGTGCCACGACACCGTACCCAAGTGGCAACCGGTCCGCTGGTCCAAGATCGAGTTGCCGCCGTTGCGAGCGGAGCAGCAAGCGGCCCTGGCGGCCTGGCAGACCGGGCGCCGCGGACTGGTGGTCATGCCCACCGGCACCGGCAAGACCGAAGTGGCCTTGTCGATCGTTCGCGACCTGGCCGTTTCGACGCTCGTCGTCGCGCCGGTGCGAGACCTGATGTATCAGTGGCACCGCCGCATTGCCGAGCGCCTGGGTTACGAGGCCGGCATCGTCGGCGACGGCGTCTATCGCGTTTCGCCCGTATCGGTGACCACTTACGACAGCGCGTTCATTCATACCGAGCGGCTCGGCGACCGGTTCGGGCTGATCGTGTTCGACGAATGTCACCACCTGCTCGGCACCCTGCGCCGCGACGCCGCACGGATGAGCGCCGCGCCGTGGCGGCTAGGCCTGACCGCCACGCCCGAACGATCGGACGGCCGCCATGCCGACTATGCACGGCTCATCGGGCCGGTCGCATATTCGCTTCCCTTGGCGGCGGTCCGCGGTTCCACGCTGGCCAATTACGAGGTGGTGCGGATACCCGTGTTCCTGGCACGCGAAGAACAGGCGCGCTACGACGCCCTGGCCCGCCAAGTGCGGCAATACGTCTGCCAGCGGCGACAGACTCAGCCCGACTTCGGCTGGGCGGAGTTGTGTGCCGATACGGGCAAGTCGCCCGAGGCGCGACGCGCGCTGCGGGCCTATCGTGCCAAGCTGGCCATCGAAGACCGGGCCGAAGAAAAGCTGCGCGTGCTGGAAGACCTGTTCCGCCTGCACGCGGGAAGCCGGACCATCGTCTTTACCGGCTCGAACGCTATGGCCCGCGAGGTGTCGCGCCGCTTTCTCATCCCGTGCCTGCTCAGCCACTGCGGCAAAAAAGAGCGGCTGGAAGTGCTGCGCGGCGTGGAAGACGGCACCTACCCGGCGCTCGTCGCCAACCAGGTGCTCGACGAGGGCGTCGACTTGCCGGCCGCCAAGGTGGCCGTCATCCTGGGTGGCAAAGGCTCGGCGCGTCAGGCCAAGCAGCGGTTGGGGCGGATATTGCGCAAGGCCGGAAACGAGCGGGCCACGTTGTATGAGGTCGTTTGCACGGGCACCAACGAAGAAGACCGCTCGCGGCGGCGGCGGCGAAACGATGCTTACCAGGGAACACGCCATCGTCGAATATGA
- a CDS encoding DUF790 family protein, giving the protein MLTREHAIVEYEGGRVLPDRLDRRRHARYAGYAERMLTVYRHGAGRTRGELHRAVRDIFIDEPDCPVRRIAAFCKLLDDASSYDYDRAGDAAALRKKVFQLAAASHPLVASAEGLFGRNEQRVKAEIAAELGSSWDDIDARLFSDIIDFHRLREFAGYVDGRALLARYNVAQTQAALFDAVEMTVWAEDDFKTIFRYAKLARLLHTVRRTADGKYVIRLDGPASLLRETRRYGAAMARFLPALLACRGWRMHALVRTRGQQRINRLELSPADGLTSHLPPPEEFDSSVEAAFADKWGVAPREGWTLLREGEVLCREQHVFVPDFVLAHDDGRRVLLEIVGFWTPEYLEAKLTTMRRYRDERIILALAESKRHEAFAERFAAAGFSIVRFKAALSVKSVLDALRSLSQR; this is encoded by the coding sequence ATGCTTACCAGGGAACACGCCATCGTCGAATATGAGGGCGGCCGCGTCCTGCCCGACCGGCTCGACCGCCGCAGGCACGCCCGCTATGCCGGCTATGCCGAGCGGATGCTCACCGTCTATCGGCACGGCGCGGGTCGAACGCGCGGCGAGCTGCACCGCGCGGTGCGCGACATCTTCATCGACGAGCCCGATTGCCCCGTGCGGCGCATCGCAGCGTTCTGCAAGCTGCTCGACGACGCCAGCAGCTACGATTACGACCGGGCAGGCGACGCGGCCGCACTGCGAAAAAAGGTGTTTCAGCTCGCCGCCGCGTCGCATCCGTTGGTCGCGTCGGCCGAGGGCCTCTTCGGCCGAAACGAGCAGCGGGTCAAGGCGGAGATTGCCGCCGAGCTTGGCAGCAGTTGGGACGACATCGACGCGAGGCTGTTTTCCGACATCATCGACTTCCATCGGCTGCGCGAGTTTGCCGGCTACGTCGACGGCCGCGCTCTTTTGGCGCGTTACAACGTGGCCCAGACCCAGGCGGCCCTGTTCGACGCCGTCGAGATGACGGTCTGGGCGGAGGACGATTTCAAAACCATCTTTCGCTATGCGAAGTTGGCGCGGCTGCTGCACACGGTCCGCCGCACGGCCGACGGCAAGTACGTCATTCGGCTGGATGGCCCCGCGTCGTTGCTGCGCGAAACGCGACGCTACGGCGCGGCGATGGCCCGCTTTCTGCCGGCCCTGTTGGCGTGCCGAGGCTGGCGGATGCACGCGCTCGTGCGTACACGCGGGCAGCAGCGGATCAACCGGCTCGAACTTTCGCCGGCCGACGGTTTGACCAGCCATCTGCCGCCGCCCGAAGAGTTCGACTCGTCTGTCGAAGCGGCGTTTGCCGACAAGTGGGGCGTCGCCCCGCGCGAGGGCTGGACGCTGCTGCGCGAAGGCGAGGTGTTGTGCCGCGAGCAGCACGTGTTCGTGCCCGACTTCGTGCTCGCGCACGACGACGGCCGCCGCGTGTTGCTGGAGATCGTCGGCTTTTGGACGCCCGAATACCTGGAAGCGAAGTTGACCACGATGCGGCGTTACCGCGACGAGCGAATCATCCTTGCGCTGGCCGAAAGCAAGCGCCACGAGGCGTTTGCGGAGCGGTTCGCGGCCGCCGGCTTTTCCATCGTCCGCTTCAAAGCCGCGTTGTCGGTGAAGAGTGTGCTCGACGCGTTGCGGTCGCTTTCGCAGAGATAG
- a CDS encoding tetratricopeptide repeat protein yields the protein MFKRFLCLLGIAGLVLLSAAYAVDHSAADAAADGWTGRFVLAKSPAVVLREAPDGNSATIQLSLTGIWLEVQQKEGDWLKFAEGWLPVSDVMGEEGVVEHFTAQLKQGESVFSYLGRARGWLNQNDFGKAEADVSEALRLEPQNARAFFVRGKIAAKRQRNDEALANYDRALDLSPRGAAVLAERGVRLMNLGEDERAIRDFDAAIEVNPADSHSWAMRGWCRSNKREFEKALADLAEAVRRNPRDAYVRAAHAVVYLRNQKLDEALAEAQEALRLNPKLGEGFATRGAVYAFQEKLDEALSDLNEAIRLGVAAASTFSYRAYAHSLKGNLDAAALDYTQAISLKADDAGLYFRRAEVWAGKGDNASAIVDLGECLKLAPQTVEAYVQRGRLRSEPDADGALPGAARLDEALDDFQQALRLDPRHVDALIHRAYIWSAKNETEKAQDDLSAAIRINPHESEAYCQRAGIHTSRGEYGAAIEDLTAGIGAEPTKTACLLDRAVAFALKGEYQKAIDDCQAVLKIEPNNTIAYFHTAMACSWGDRSEEAYEAYSAILRIDPDDAGALESRGHVAARLGKFDMALADFERLRQMKGHEAEAIRARSQVWEYQGQWDKAAADLTEAIRLKPDDAEMLRQRSACWLQLKKFDKAIAGAKETVRLEPNSELALQTLHVAQEAKAGRTVVRPPIMGATTETITINDAVLGNSEAGPLTPLYDLTLQGPAGFQLALEGAQMEEFEDNAAPFPQRVPMFDQGMARFKLAADKELAKDLFGRIESAHLSPEEAARCNKKAPSLQLTKDNLHIARSGTDVIKVLVLAHAGNEPASEPEFEVLTSTATRRLPELLSEAARRGTVIAALDLSEHLPPLTPFLPSQLLPLTPNDRFVRFTLRGPQGLTLAHELPVPGKFDEQPQPVAAHFAFLPGIEMRFQLKGPPIPAGTPLYGWLSVSGPWPTELGPPGKTELLIDPTVRPEAFRCGSAHRSMKPNAGCRSAANQRRTTGCLLSRSVRLAAEDDATAARSRPVSVGS from the coding sequence ATGTTCAAGCGTTTCCTTTGCCTGCTGGGAATTGCGGGGCTTGTTTTGCTCTCGGCAGCCTATGCTGTCGACCACAGCGCCGCCGATGCCGCCGCAGATGGATGGACCGGCCGGTTCGTGTTGGCCAAATCGCCGGCGGTCGTGCTGCGCGAGGCCCCCGACGGTAATTCGGCGACCATCCAACTGTCGCTAACGGGCATCTGGCTCGAGGTGCAGCAAAAGGAGGGCGACTGGCTGAAATTCGCCGAAGGTTGGCTGCCAGTGAGCGACGTCATGGGCGAAGAGGGCGTCGTCGAGCATTTCACGGCACAGCTCAAACAGGGCGAAAGCGTTTTCAGTTATCTTGGCCGGGCGCGCGGTTGGTTGAATCAAAACGACTTCGGCAAAGCCGAGGCCGACGTCAGTGAGGCGCTGCGTCTGGAGCCGCAGAACGCTCGCGCTTTCTTCGTGCGCGGGAAAATCGCCGCTAAACGGCAGCGTAACGACGAAGCGCTGGCAAACTACGACCGTGCGCTGGATTTGTCTCCACGCGGTGCGGCGGTGCTCGCCGAGCGTGGCGTGCGGCTGATGAACCTGGGTGAAGACGAGCGCGCGATTCGCGACTTCGACGCAGCCATCGAAGTAAACCCGGCCGACTCTCACTCTTGGGCTATGCGAGGCTGGTGCCGCTCCAACAAGCGCGAGTTCGAAAAAGCCTTGGCCGATTTGGCGGAGGCCGTGCGGCGAAATCCCCGCGATGCGTACGTGCGCGCTGCCCATGCGGTGGTTTATCTTCGAAACCAGAAACTTGATGAGGCCCTGGCAGAGGCTCAGGAGGCGCTGCGGCTCAATCCAAAGCTCGGCGAAGGATTTGCCACGCGCGGCGCCGTGTACGCATTCCAAGAAAAACTTGACGAGGCCCTGTCCGACCTGAATGAGGCGATTCGATTGGGCGTGGCAGCGGCATCTACGTTCTCATATCGCGCCTACGCCCATTCGCTGAAGGGGAATCTCGATGCGGCGGCGCTCGACTATACGCAAGCCATCTCGCTGAAAGCCGACGATGCCGGTCTCTACTTTCGACGGGCCGAGGTGTGGGCCGGCAAGGGCGACAATGCCAGCGCCATCGTCGATCTCGGAGAATGTCTGAAGCTGGCGCCGCAGACCGTCGAGGCTTACGTTCAACGGGGCCGCTTGCGGAGCGAACCGGATGCGGACGGCGCCCTGCCCGGTGCGGCGCGCCTGGACGAAGCCCTCGATGACTTTCAGCAAGCCTTGCGGCTTGACCCGCGGCACGTGGATGCCCTGATCCACCGGGCCTATATCTGGTCGGCAAAAAATGAAACCGAGAAGGCCCAGGACGACCTCTCCGCCGCCATTCGCATCAATCCCCACGAGAGCGAGGCTTATTGCCAGCGGGCGGGAATTCACACGTCGCGCGGCGAATACGGTGCGGCGATCGAAGACTTGACCGCCGGCATCGGCGCCGAGCCGACGAAGACCGCCTGCTTGCTCGATCGCGCGGTGGCCTTCGCATTGAAGGGCGAATACCAGAAAGCGATCGACGATTGCCAGGCGGTCCTGAAGATCGAACCGAACAACACGATCGCTTACTTTCATACCGCGATGGCGTGCTCGTGGGGTGACCGAAGTGAGGAGGCCTATGAAGCGTATAGCGCCATTTTGCGGATCGATCCGGACGATGCGGGCGCTCTCGAGTCGAGGGGCCACGTAGCAGCTAGGCTAGGCAAGTTTGACATGGCCCTGGCCGATTTCGAGCGGCTGAGGCAGATGAAGGGACACGAGGCTGAGGCGATCCGCGCGCGCTCGCAAGTCTGGGAGTATCAGGGTCAGTGGGACAAGGCGGCGGCCGATTTGACCGAGGCCATTCGGCTCAAGCCCGACGACGCCGAGATGCTCCGCCAGCGGTCAGCCTGCTGGCTACAACTTAAGAAGTTTGACAAAGCGATTGCGGGTGCGAAGGAAACGGTGCGGTTGGAGCCGAATTCAGAGCTGGCCTTGCAGACGCTTCATGTAGCTCAAGAGGCGAAAGCGGGGCGCACCGTCGTCCGGCCGCCAATCATGGGCGCGACGACCGAAACGATAACGATTAATGATGCAGTGTTGGGGAATAGCGAAGCCGGGCCGTTGACGCCTTTGTACGACCTTACATTGCAGGGGCCGGCCGGTTTCCAGCTCGCTCTTGAAGGCGCTCAAATGGAGGAGTTCGAAGACAACGCGGCGCCTTTTCCGCAGCGAGTGCCGATGTTCGACCAAGGCATGGCGCGTTTCAAGCTTGCGGCCGACAAAGAATTGGCGAAAGATCTCTTTGGGCGGATCGAGTCGGCACATTTATCGCCCGAGGAGGCTGCGCGTTGCAACAAGAAGGCCCCGTCACTGCAACTCACGAAGGACAACCTCCATATCGCCAGATCCGGCACAGACGTGATCAAAGTGCTCGTGCTGGCGCATGCCGGAAACGAGCCCGCGAGCGAGCCTGAATTCGAAGTTCTGACGAGCACGGCAACGCGGCGTCTGCCCGAATTGCTCAGCGAGGCAGCGCGCCGCGGCACCGTCATCGCGGCGCTTGACCTGAGCGAGCACCTGCCACCTCTGACGCCATTTTTGCCTTCGCAGCTTTTGCCTTTGACGCCCAATGACCGGTTCGTCCGTTTTACGCTCCGTGGTCCCCAAGGACTGACGCTGGCGCATGAGTTGCCAGTCCCAGGAAAGTTCGACGAGCAGCCGCAGCCGGTAGCGGCCCATTTTGCGTTCTTGCCCGGCATCGAGATGCGGTTTCAGCTAAAGGGACCGCCGATACCCGCGGGTACACCTCTCTACGGCTGGCTGTCAGTGAGTGGTCCTTGGCCGACGGAGCTTGGCCCGCCGGGAAAAACCGAATTGCTGATCGACCCGACCGTCCGCCCGGAAGCGTTCAGGTGCGGTTCGGCGCATCGGTCGATGAAACCGAATGCAGGTTGCCGAAGCGCCGCCAACCAGCGACGCACGACTGGATGTCTCTTGTCGCGGTCGGTGCGGTTGGCTGCGGAGGACGATGCCACTGCCGCACGATCTCGTCCAGTCTCGGTGGGTAGCTGA
- a CDS encoding S26 family signal peptidase, producing MSLASLIVLLVAALVESFVVGTLLFYIAAQWWKTPQTSLRRAAGLCAALLATSVVVPVLAWLLLWTSKGTDVTAIVVLMLCFAGLLIQWNWVRIILRTNGRRAAAVFLSASVPLVLVNTALTTATRVLFAEGFIVPTGAMAPTIIGAHAKRACANCGCGFNVSLSAWVARHNNAAEPRREEIITNCPNCRERHVVDVKAETIRGDRILCDKTTPTERWSLAVFVNPRDRDENYVKRVVGLPGEAVGITGGEVFINGKLLRKGPQVAADLWLPLNDTALVAKELRDDTPRWRPREKTSGWREQGGRWSRNAAGDGPDRLDFTGGITDFVAYNDHTPTNGYLDEHHVGDVLVSCEIADLSGSGKLGFEWRFGGASIIAELQSDGHVAMEAKGVAQWDGPNRGRAAGRLDRSLKPGDTLGFAVRDGQAYVLHNNYVAALATFEPDYFESSASIETSDFRCRIAIAASDCSIDLRRITVHRDVYYVDSEIGFEPFYGEPSQPLVLAAGECFMLGDNSARSVDSRFFGGVPTEDILGVVRWIYWPPSRWHELQ from the coding sequence ATGTCACTTGCCAGCCTGATTGTGCTTCTGGTGGCGGCTCTAGTAGAGTCGTTTGTGGTAGGCACGCTACTATTCTATATCGCCGCGCAGTGGTGGAAGACGCCCCAGACGAGCCTACGGCGGGCCGCTGGACTTTGCGCGGCGCTTTTGGCCACCTCGGTGGTGGTGCCGGTGCTTGCTTGGCTCTTGCTGTGGACCAGTAAAGGCACCGACGTCACAGCCATAGTCGTGCTGATGCTGTGCTTCGCCGGTCTTCTCATCCAGTGGAACTGGGTCAGGATCATCCTTCGTACCAACGGTAGACGAGCCGCGGCGGTGTTTCTTTCGGCTAGCGTGCCGTTGGTGCTCGTGAACACGGCGTTGACCACGGCCACCAGGGTGCTCTTCGCCGAGGGCTTCATTGTGCCGACGGGCGCCATGGCGCCTACCATCATCGGCGCCCATGCCAAGCGCGCTTGCGCGAATTGCGGCTGCGGGTTCAACGTTTCACTAAGTGCATGGGTTGCGCGCCACAACAACGCAGCTGAGCCGCGTCGGGAAGAGATCATCACCAATTGTCCGAATTGCCGAGAGCGGCATGTCGTCGACGTAAAGGCGGAGACAATTCGCGGCGATCGCATCCTGTGCGATAAAACGACGCCCACCGAGCGTTGGTCGCTGGCGGTTTTCGTGAATCCGCGGGATCGGGACGAGAATTATGTCAAGCGAGTGGTCGGCCTGCCCGGCGAAGCGGTCGGGATCACCGGCGGCGAAGTCTTTATTAACGGCAAGCTGCTTCGAAAGGGGCCCCAAGTGGCTGCCGATCTTTGGCTGCCGTTGAACGACACCGCCCTCGTAGCGAAGGAACTGCGCGACGACACTCCGCGCTGGCGCCCGCGCGAGAAAACCAGCGGCTGGCGCGAGCAGGGAGGACGCTGGTCGCGGAACGCCGCCGGCGACGGCCCCGACAGGCTCGACTTCACCGGCGGAATCACCGATTTTGTCGCCTATAACGACCACACTCCGACGAATGGCTACCTGGATGAGCACCACGTCGGCGACGTGTTGGTGAGTTGCGAAATCGCCGATCTGAGCGGATCGGGCAAGCTTGGCTTCGAATGGCGATTTGGTGGCGCGAGCATCATCGCGGAATTGCAAAGCGACGGACACGTGGCGATGGAAGCGAAAGGCGTCGCGCAATGGGACGGGCCCAATCGCGGGCGTGCGGCGGGACGGCTCGATCGGTCCCTTAAGCCTGGTGACACGCTCGGCTTCGCGGTCCGCGATGGACAAGCCTATGTGCTGCATAACAATTATGTGGCGGCGCTTGCCACGTTCGAGCCGGATTACTTCGAATCGTCGGCAAGCATCGAGACATCTGACTTTCGTTGCCGGATCGCGATTGCGGCAAGCGACTGCTCAATCGACCTGCGTCGCATCACGGTCCACCGCGACGTCTATTACGTGGACAGCGAGATCGGCTTTGAACCGTTTTACGGCGAACCGAGCCAACCACTCGTGCTGGCCGCCGGTGAATGCTTCATGCTCGGCGACAACAGCGCTCGCTCAGTTGATTCCCGTTTCTTCGGCGGCGTGCCAACCGAGGACATCCTGGGAGTCGTCCGCTGGATTTACTGGCCGCCAAGTCGTTGGCACGAGCTTCAATAA
- a CDS encoding mandelate racemase/muconate lactonizing enzyme family protein, which yields MSKPTDISLKSVTVEQERIGYRAPIKFGGRVVTDAVLLHVHADVETRDGRRARGFGSMPMSNTWAWPTREVPAEKTLAAMIELGCRLAAEADQYRGQGHPLDITTDLAGTHEATTQDVVRSLGIEEPMPRLAQLVAASPIEAAIHDGFGKALGLNSYNALGPEFVSRDLSAWLNEDFRGEYLDRYTLREPKPRMPLYHLVGALDPLTEADVQQPIGDGLPETLGQWIAADGLTHLKIKLNGDDLNWDVERVLGVEREAVAAQTARGCRQWHYSLDFNERCADVSYVLDFLRQIEERNPAALARVHYIEQPTHRDLKAHPHHRMHAAAKVKPVVIDESLIDFESLLLSREMGYSGVALKACKGQTEALLMGAAAQKYGMFLCVQDLTCPGASFLHSASISARIPTVVAIEGNARQYCPNGNQGWRERYPSMFNLRDGTLGTAVLNGPGLGY from the coding sequence GTGTCGAAGCCCACCGACATCTCGTTGAAAAGCGTGACGGTCGAGCAAGAGCGCATCGGCTATCGCGCCCCGATCAAGTTCGGCGGCCGCGTGGTCACCGATGCCGTTCTCTTGCACGTGCATGCCGACGTCGAAACGCGCGACGGCCGGCGTGCCCGCGGTTTCGGCTCGATGCCGATGAGCAATACCTGGGCCTGGCCGACGCGCGAGGTGCCCGCCGAAAAGACGTTGGCCGCCATGATCGAGCTGGGCTGTCGGCTGGCGGCCGAGGCCGACCAGTACCGCGGCCAGGGGCACCCGCTCGACATCACGACCGATCTGGCGGGCACGCACGAAGCCACCACGCAAGACGTGGTGCGCTCGTTGGGCATCGAGGAGCCGATGCCGCGGCTGGCCCAGCTTGTGGCGGCCAGCCCCATCGAGGCCGCGATTCACGACGGCTTCGGCAAGGCCCTGGGGTTGAATTCGTACAACGCTCTCGGCCCTGAATTCGTCAGCCGCGACTTGTCGGCCTGGCTGAACGAGGATTTCCGCGGTGAGTATCTCGACCGCTACACGCTTCGCGAGCCCAAGCCGCGGATGCCGCTCTATCACCTGGTCGGCGCGCTCGATCCGCTGACGGAAGCCGACGTGCAACAGCCGATCGGCGACGGCCTGCCCGAAACGCTCGGCCAGTGGATCGCCGCCGATGGGCTGACGCACCTCAAGATCAAGCTCAACGGCGACGATCTGAACTGGGACGTGGAGCGCGTCTTGGGGGTCGAACGCGAGGCGGTCGCGGCCCAGACGGCCCGCGGGTGTCGCCAGTGGCATTATTCGCTCGACTTCAACGAACGCTGTGCCGACGTGAGCTATGTGCTCGATTTCCTGCGGCAAATCGAAGAGCGAAATCCCGCGGCGCTGGCCCGCGTCCACTATATCGAGCAGCCGACGCACCGCGACCTGAAGGCCCATCCCCATCACCGCATGCATGCGGCTGCCAAGGTCAAGCCGGTGGTCATCGACGAGTCGCTGATCGACTTCGAGAGCTTGCTGCTGTCGCGCGAGATGGGCTATTCGGGCGTGGCCCTCAAGGCGTGCAAGGGGCAGACCGAGGCCCTGTTGATGGGCGCCGCGGCCCAAAAATACGGCATGTTTCTCTGCGTCCAGGATCTTACCTGTCCGGGCGCGTCGTTCTTGCACTCGGCCTCGATTTCAGCCCGCATTCCGACGGTGGTCGCGATTGAAGGCAACGCCCGGCAATACTGCCCGAACGGCAACCAAGGCTGGCGAGAGCGTTATCCCAGCATGTTCAACCTGCGCGACGGCACGCTGGGCACGGCCGTGCTCAATGGGCCGGGCTTGGGATATTGA
- a CDS encoding response regulator transcription factor — MSIRLLIADDHEVVRSGLRILFQGTDIEIIAEAVTGEEAVKLTDKHKPDLVLLDIRMGESDGLNALARIKLNRPKIPVMVLSTYDNPTYVARAVALGASGYLMKGLKREELLAAIHRVAEGGDAWTREELRRVTGALATPRLAADVEVPLTQRESEVLKQLALGQTNKEIAVVLGISYETVKEHVQHVLRKIGVTDRTQAAVWAVRKGLV; from the coding sequence ATGTCCATTCGACTGTTAATTGCCGACGATCACGAGGTCGTGCGGTCTGGATTGCGGATCCTTTTCCAGGGGACCGATATTGAAATCATCGCCGAGGCGGTCACCGGCGAAGAAGCCGTCAAGCTCACCGACAAGCACAAGCCCGATCTCGTGCTGCTCGACATTCGCATGGGCGAGAGCGACGGGCTGAACGCACTGGCGCGGATCAAGCTCAACCGTCCTAAGATTCCCGTCATGGTCCTCTCGACCTACGACAACCCCACCTACGTGGCCCGCGCGGTCGCCCTGGGCGCCAGCGGCTATTTGATGAAAGGCCTGAAGCGTGAGGAGTTGTTGGCCGCCATTCACCGCGTCGCCGAAGGGGGCGATGCCTGGACACGCGAGGAACTGCGGCGCGTGACCGGCGCGCTGGCCACGCCGCGACTGGCGGCCGACGTGGAAGTGCCGTTGACCCAACGCGAGAGCGAGGTGCTGAAACAGCTTGCGCTGGGCCAGACGAACAAGGAAATCGCCGTCGTGCTGGGAATCAGCTATGAAACGGTCAAGGAGCACGTGCAACACGTGCTTCGCAAGATCGGCGTGACGGACCGCACCCAAGCCGCCGTCTGGGCGGTCCGCAAAGGACTGGTCTAG